The Microcoleus sp. AS-A8 genome window below encodes:
- a CDS encoding SRPBCC domain-containing protein, with the protein MTSLYTEIVINAPKQRVWQTLFQKEQWKHWNTFLYDRNSNIPFRPGNEVCLSVRRIPHEDETEFEPLIIQVQPNFCLSWVSSIPGLRNEYVFELQEIGVGRTQYIHKNYYSGFLTRVFLPFIRGDEQRGNQRMARELKRYVESF; encoded by the coding sequence ATGACGAGTCTTTACACTGAAATTGTGATTAATGCGCCGAAACAGAGAGTTTGGCAAACCTTATTCCAGAAAGAGCAATGGAAGCACTGGAATACGTTTTTATATGACCGTAACTCAAACATTCCCTTTCGCCCAGGAAACGAAGTCTGCCTCTCTGTGCGACGCATTCCCCACGAGGATGAAACCGAATTTGAGCCTTTGATAATACAGGTTCAGCCCAATTTCTGCCTCAGCTGGGTTTCCTCAATTCCTGGCTTGCGGAATGAGTATGTGTTTGAATTGCAAGAGATTGGTGTGGGTCGTACCCAATATATTCACAAAAATTATTATTCAGGTTTCTTAACCCGTGTGTTTCTGCCGTTTATTCGGGGAGATGAGCAGCGAGGGAATCAACGAATGGCTAGGGAATTGAAGCGATATGTTGAGAGTTTTTGA
- a CDS encoding ATP-binding protein, producing the protein MMNDTFKPQGLIGRQAELKQICAILAADQDLMLTGVTGSGRRSLIRYAAQQIGARVLEIDCLRATTSSRFLELLAEGMLHIFATPEERTLIEQWASAYPLQLEQATAHQARFVWQVPLNDEWLILEALLKLPQVIAEQLSGRVVFVFQNFPHIRSWDRAGRWESYLRQEIQQQNRVSYVVLATTPEDWVESSPVQIVSLLPLQHQELETWLVEAMAAEGLKFEGDALELFLDYTQGHVGDAIALARRIWSDHRCFYQDEETRFSLPSSPKLIQLHHVHRSTLRLVEDLSVTFESLLLLLPPIQARVLESLAIDPTDSPHSRPYLQKHQFSRGGGFQGALTGLEQKGLIYGAKVGYRVAMPLLSFWLKHRLL; encoded by the coding sequence ATGATGAACGATACGTTTAAGCCGCAGGGGTTGATTGGCAGGCAGGCTGAGCTAAAGCAAATCTGTGCAATTTTGGCGGCTGACCAGGATTTGATGCTGACTGGTGTGACTGGAAGTGGGAGGCGATCGCTGATTCGCTATGCAGCACAGCAAATTGGAGCCAGAGTTTTGGAGATTGATTGCCTACGAGCCACCACCTCTTCTCGCTTTTTAGAGCTGTTGGCAGAAGGGATGCTTCATATCTTTGCAACACCGGAAGAACGAACGTTAATAGAGCAGTGGGCTTCTGCCTATCCTCTGCAATTAGAACAAGCAACAGCCCATCAAGCCCGTTTTGTTTGGCAGGTTCCCCTCAATGATGAATGGCTGATCCTGGAAGCCTTATTGAAGCTTCCCCAGGTCATAGCAGAACAGTTAAGCGGTCGAGTGGTGTTTGTCTTCCAGAATTTCCCCCATATTCGTTCTTGGGATCGGGCAGGTCGATGGGAATCCTATTTGCGACAGGAAATTCAACAGCAAAATCGAGTCAGCTATGTTGTCCTGGCAACAACACCAGAAGACTGGGTGGAAAGTAGCCCGGTTCAAATAGTTTCCCTGCTTCCCCTGCAACATCAGGAACTTGAAACGTGGCTCGTTGAAGCAATGGCAGCAGAAGGATTGAAGTTTGAAGGGGATGCCCTGGAATTATTTCTAGATTACACGCAGGGGCATGTGGGAGATGCGATCGCCTTAGCGCGGCGAATTTGGAGTGACCATCGTTGCTTTTATCAGGATGAAGAAACCCGATTTTCGTTGCCATCTTCTCCAAAACTCATCCAACTCCATCACGTCCATCGCAGCACATTAAGATTGGTCGAGGATCTGTCTGTTACCTTTGAATCTCTTCTACTTCTCCTGCCTCCCATTCAGGCACGGGTTCTGGAAAGTTTAGCGATCGATCCGACTGATAGCCCTCATTCACGCCCCTATCTTCAGAAACACCAGTTTTCAAGAGGAGGTGGGTTTCAGGGGGCGCTTACAGGATTAGAACAGAAAGGATTAATTTATGGAGCCAAAGTAGGGTATCGAGTTGCAATGCCACTTTTATCGTTTTGGCTGAAACATCGCCTTTTATAA
- a CDS encoding ACT domain-containing protein: MADLTPNPSFSLTIRVQVPNRAGMLASVTQAIADVGGNLGQITLLEQTRRISTRDLTVDATSTEHAEQIVNAVKALSHIKLLNVYDRTFNMHRGGKICVQSKMPLETQADLAMAYTPGVGRICEAIAEDPEKVYSLTIKSNTVAIVTDGSAVLGLGNLGPEAALPVMEGKAMLFKKFAGIDAFPICVANQSTDQIVETVKNIAPVFGGVNLEDISAPRCFEIEERLRRELDIPVFHDDQHGTAIVSLAALINALKLVHKSMEDVRIVINGAGAAGIAIARLLRKAGAKTILMCDSQGILSKSRADLTLQKKEFAVDAAGSLAGAMSGADVFLGVSVPHVVTPQMVLSMAKKPIVMAMANPIPEIQPELVEHDVAVMATGRSDYPNQINNVLAFPGIFRGALDCRAQAITTNMYLEAANAIASLIHASDLDREHIIPSVFDERVVTAVAGAVQRAARQDGVARR, translated from the coding sequence ATGGCAGACCTCACACCCAACCCTAGCTTCAGTTTGACGATCCGCGTACAAGTTCCCAACCGTGCCGGGATGTTAGCCAGCGTGACACAGGCGATCGCAGATGTGGGAGGGAACCTTGGGCAAATAACGCTCCTCGAACAGACTCGCAGGATTTCCACTCGCGATCTTACGGTGGATGCCACAAGTACGGAACACGCCGAACAAATTGTCAACGCGGTTAAGGCTCTGAGCCATATCAAACTGCTCAACGTCTACGATCGCACATTTAACATGCATCGGGGCGGCAAAATTTGTGTCCAGAGCAAAATGCCGCTAGAAACTCAAGCCGATTTAGCCATGGCTTACACTCCCGGCGTGGGTCGAATTTGTGAAGCGATCGCAGAAGACCCAGAAAAAGTTTACTCCCTCACGATCAAAAGCAACACCGTCGCCATTGTCACCGATGGCAGTGCAGTATTGGGATTGGGCAACTTGGGGCCAGAGGCAGCGCTGCCAGTCATGGAAGGCAAAGCCATGCTGTTTAAAAAGTTTGCGGGTATTGATGCTTTTCCCATCTGCGTGGCGAACCAAAGTACAGACCAAATTGTCGAAACTGTCAAGAATATCGCTCCCGTATTTGGGGGTGTCAACCTGGAAGATATCAGTGCTCCACGCTGCTTTGAAATCGAAGAGCGACTGCGGCGGGAATTAGATATTCCTGTGTTTCACGATGACCAACATGGTACAGCGATTGTCAGTCTCGCGGCCTTGATTAACGCCTTGAAGCTGGTACACAAATCTATGGAGGACGTGAGGATTGTGATTAATGGGGCTGGTGCGGCTGGAATTGCGATCGCCCGCTTACTGCGGAAAGCCGGTGCTAAGACCATCTTAATGTGTGACTCTCAAGGCATCCTCTCCAAAAGCCGTGCTGACTTAACGCTGCAAAAGAAAGAATTTGCCGTTGATGCGGCGGGTTCCCTCGCTGGTGCCATGTCCGGTGCCGATGTGTTTTTGGGGGTTAGCGTCCCCCATGTCGTAACGCCACAGATGGTGCTGTCGATGGCTAAAAAACCGATTGTCATGGCGATGGCAAATCCCATCCCAGAAATTCAACCAGAATTAGTGGAGCATGATGTTGCTGTGATGGCAACTGGTCGGAGTGATTACCCAAATCAAATAAATAACGTCCTCGCCTTTCCGGGAATTTTTCGCGGTGCTTTAGACTGTCGCGCACAGGCAATTACTACCAATATGTACTTAGAAGCGGCGAATGCGATCGCCTCTTTGATTCATGCCTCAGATTTAGACCGAGAACACATCATTCCTTCCGTATTTGATGAGCGAGTCGTAACAGCCGTTGCCGGTGCTGTGCAGCGTGCGGCACGACAAGATGGTGTAGCACGTCGGTAA
- a CDS encoding cation-translocating P-type ATPase: MSAISSRPQISQPSTSQSWHTIEAEKALWLLKSDRTQGLTQEQVDQNLQHYGTNELVETGGRSPLEIFWDQFKNIMLLMLIAVAIISTILDVRESLVKGQFIFPKDAVAIFAVVVLNGLLGYLQESGAEKALAALKNMASSKVRLIRNGKPLEVESKELVPGDIMLLEAGVKVAADGRILEAANLQVREAALTGEAHAVEKQANAILPEDAPLGDRINLVFSGTEVVQGRATVLVTGTGMQTELGKIATALQSVETEPTPLQKRMTQLGNTLVTGSLILVALVIAGGTLFNPSLFEELVKVSLSMAVAVVPEGLPAVITVTLALGTQRMVKRHALIRKLPAVETLGSVTTICSDKTGTLTQNKMVVQAVHTHRYAARVTGEGYSPEGKFYPLAIAESSPEISGSADPELRSLLMACVLCNDAVLQKEHGDWAILGDPTEGALLAVAGKGGFRKDQEEQQLPRVTEFPFSSERKRMSVVVQDASSQIGTSPFVMFTKGSPELVLERCTHIQQDNQAQPITTEQRQQILEQNNQLASRGLRVLGLASKNLTELPQDSDDKAETNLTWLGLVGMLDAPRPEVRDAVEKCRAAGIRPVMITGDHQLTAQAIAQDLGIAKMGDRCLTGQELQKLSQPELEAEVHHVSVYARVAPEHKLRIVQALQQQGQIVAMTGDGVNDAPALKQADIGVAMGITGTDVSKEASDMVLLDDNFATIVSAVEEGRVVYINIRRFIRYILGSNIGEVLTIAAAPLLGLGGVPLSPLQILWMNLVTDGLPALALAVEPGRPIVMQQPPKDPKESIFARGLGSYMVRIGIILAVITILMMVWAYGYTEQVQSELLDRDRWQTMVFTTLCLAQMGHALAIRSNTRLMVEVNPLSNPYLLLSVAVTSILQLMLIYVEPLRNFFNTHYLSGLELLVCIGFSALVFIWIEAEKLFIRWYVARK; this comes from the coding sequence ATGTCTGCCATCTCCTCGCGCCCTCAAATTTCTCAGCCCTCTACAAGCCAATCCTGGCACACAATCGAAGCTGAAAAAGCCCTTTGGCTGCTGAAGAGCGATCGCACACAAGGCTTAACCCAGGAACAGGTTGACCAGAATTTACAGCACTACGGTACAAACGAGCTGGTCGAAACGGGAGGGCGATCGCCCCTAGAAATTTTCTGGGATCAGTTTAAGAACATCATGTTGTTGATGCTGATCGCCGTTGCAATTATTTCGACAATTCTGGATGTGCGCGAATCCCTGGTGAAGGGGCAGTTCATCTTTCCCAAAGACGCGGTGGCAATCTTTGCGGTGGTGGTGCTGAATGGGCTACTGGGCTATCTTCAGGAGAGCGGAGCCGAAAAAGCACTGGCAGCCCTGAAAAACATGGCATCCTCGAAAGTGCGGCTGATCCGCAACGGCAAACCCCTAGAGGTTGAGTCTAAAGAACTGGTTCCGGGCGATATCATGCTGCTGGAGGCAGGGGTCAAGGTGGCAGCAGATGGGCGAATTTTGGAAGCGGCTAATTTGCAGGTGCGAGAAGCCGCCCTGACGGGAGAAGCACACGCAGTCGAAAAACAAGCCAATGCGATTTTGCCAGAGGATGCACCGTTAGGCGATCGCATCAATCTGGTGTTTTCTGGAACAGAGGTGGTGCAGGGACGGGCAACGGTCCTGGTGACAGGCACCGGAATGCAAACCGAATTGGGTAAGATCGCCACGGCGCTGCAATCAGTGGAAACAGAACCAACGCCACTGCAAAAACGCATGACCCAACTGGGTAATACGTTGGTGACAGGGTCGTTAATTCTGGTAGCCCTCGTCATTGCTGGAGGGACCCTGTTCAATCCTTCATTGTTTGAGGAACTGGTCAAAGTCTCTCTGAGTATGGCGGTTGCAGTTGTACCGGAAGGCTTACCCGCCGTAATCACCGTAACCCTGGCATTGGGCACCCAACGCATGGTGAAGCGCCATGCCCTAATCCGCAAATTGCCTGCGGTGGAAACTCTCGGCTCTGTCACAACCATTTGCTCGGACAAGACAGGAACCCTGACGCAGAACAAAATGGTGGTGCAGGCAGTCCATACCCATCGCTACGCGGCTCGTGTGACGGGTGAGGGATACAGTCCTGAAGGCAAATTTTACCCTCTGGCTATTGCAGAATCATCGCCAGAAATTTCCGGGTCGGCAGATCCAGAATTACGATCGCTGCTGATGGCCTGTGTGCTTTGCAATGATGCTGTATTGCAGAAAGAGCATGGCGATTGGGCAATTTTGGGCGATCCAACCGAAGGAGCACTGCTGGCAGTCGCCGGAAAAGGGGGATTCCGCAAAGACCAGGAAGAGCAGCAGTTACCTCGTGTTACCGAGTTTCCGTTTTCCTCTGAACGCAAGCGAATGAGTGTTGTTGTGCAGGATGCATCCAGCCAAATTGGAACCAGCCCCTTTGTCATGTTTACCAAAGGCTCACCCGAACTGGTTCTAGAACGCTGCACCCACATTCAGCAAGACAATCAGGCTCAACCCATCACAACCGAACAACGTCAGCAAATTTTAGAGCAGAACAATCAGCTTGCCAGCCGAGGGTTGCGTGTCTTAGGGTTGGCTAGCAAGAACTTGACAGAGTTACCACAAGATTCAGACGATAAGGCTGAAACCAACTTGACCTGGTTGGGATTAGTGGGAATGCTGGATGCCCCTCGTCCGGAGGTGCGCGATGCGGTGGAAAAATGCCGTGCCGCAGGGATTCGTCCGGTGATGATTACGGGCGATCACCAACTCACCGCTCAGGCGATCGCACAAGACCTGGGCATTGCGAAAATGGGCGATCGCTGCCTGACGGGACAGGAACTCCAGAAGCTTTCCCAGCCAGAACTGGAAGCAGAAGTTCATCACGTCAGCGTGTATGCCCGTGTTGCACCTGAACACAAGTTACGCATTGTCCAGGCACTCCAGCAGCAGGGACAGATTGTTGCGATGACCGGGGATGGAGTCAACGATGCCCCAGCCTTAAAACAAGCCGATATCGGAGTAGCAATGGGCATTACAGGCACCGATGTCAGTAAAGAAGCGAGTGACATGGTGCTACTGGATGACAACTTTGCCACCATTGTTTCGGCAGTTGAAGAAGGTCGAGTCGTTTATATCAACATTCGTCGCTTCATTCGCTACATCCTGGGCAGCAATATCGGAGAAGTCTTGACGATCGCCGCCGCGCCCTTATTAGGATTAGGGGGAGTGCCGCTATCGCCCCTACAAATTCTTTGGATGAATTTAGTGACTGATGGACTTCCGGCTCTGGCACTAGCCGTCGAACCCGGTAGACCGATCGTCATGCAACAACCCCCTAAAGATCCCAAGGAGAGCATTTTCGCCAGGGGCTTAGGCTCTTACATGGTACGGATTGGTATTATTCTGGCAGTGATCACCATCTTGATGATGGTTTGGGCATACGGTTATACCGAACAGGTGCAAAGTGAGTTGTTAGATCGCGATCGCTGGCAAACAATGGTGTTCACCACCCTTTGTTTAGCTCAGATGGGACATGCACTGGCGATTCGCTCCAATACGCGGTTGATGGTAGAAGTAAATCCCTTGTCAAATCCCTACCTGCTGCTATCCGTTGCCGTCACCAGCATCCTACAACTGATGCTTATTTACGTTGAACCACTTCGGAACTTCTTCAATACTCATTACCTGAGTGGATTAGAGCTATTGGTTTGCATTGGATTTAGCGCTCTTGTGTTCATCTGGATTGAAGCAGAGAAGCTATTTATCCGCTGGTATGTCGCTCGTAAATAG